A single Myxococcales bacterium DNA region contains:
- a CDS encoding retropepsin-like domain-containing protein, translated as MTTIETRISRAHGLIVVEASVRGPSGDVEVALALDTGSTETVINPWVVDALGYTVRDGAQVTRVRSAIGDEQGYTLRVARFAALGFAHERFRVHVFDLAEGYGIDGLVGLTFLDRLNYEIRSVENVFRASLV; from the coding sequence ATGACGACGATCGAGACGCGGATCAGCCGCGCGCACGGGCTGATCGTGGTCGAGGCGAGCGTCCGTGGGCCCAGCGGTGACGTCGAAGTCGCCCTCGCGCTCGACACCGGATCGACGGAGACCGTCATCAACCCCTGGGTGGTTGACGCGCTCGGCTACACGGTACGCGACGGTGCGCAGGTCACGCGTGTGAGGTCAGCGATCGGGGATGAGCAGGGCTACACCCTGCGCGTCGCTCGCTTTGCCGCGCTCGGCTTCGCCCATGAGCGCTTCCGCGTTCATGTCTTCGATCTGGCGGAAGGCTACGGGATCGACGGACTCGTCGGCCTGACGTTCCTGGATCGACTCAACTACGAGATCCGCTCGGTCGAGAACGTGTTCCGCGCGTCGCTCGTCTAA
- a CDS encoding DUF4157 domain-containing protein — MSQIRRSRLYFCMELDRWRGSESEQDGELHETLAPVGKRSLTSRLGAPSLVLRVEDVTVARALGEAIRGGRGPIQRDAEPGRDGNGVAANAEAAVERAASGSGEPLRADLRERFEASLGADLSAVRVHRGAASAEASHAVGAKAYTVGNDIHFSEGRYQPDDPFGLHLLAHEVAHTVQQSGGAVARQHKLEVSTPADALEGEADRAADAMVRGARATVSGGGAQLAREKGDGEKGEKVDEKGPWTAPTADTVPHESVDPRVRKEKPASADKVWNPPPPVGWHYFPNGKTPPVAGVQLCTAQKTRPLGTFIQVLIDGQLWAVRTEWHNFTTKFDADKKPYNVPGVYQGANLMQLDQQPAELPKGPDLGKKGAPAPAPKSQNKLEVSGPVDASEVEADRAADAMVRGARAVVSGGGAHLARDYGGVDPDAGPAEKKVEGVRYARADGTKVYDRAGKKQTEVETLSMGAEVKLLTEGGGYYKCTTLVGNTGYVTTGSVSETRPEKKEEKKEKKEEKNEEKAPDKADDKAATPDKVDKNGPWTPPKPTRYPDESIDPRVPTKEPASPKDVWNPSPPVGYEYIPTDKSPPGSHDLATKSLSKPVGTFIQTILNGKLVGVRTEYHAGNLVKEGDKWVVKNVVKKGVSLMMATEQPKDLPKTADGDKKADPGATRRQNKLEVSGPVDASELEADRAADAMVRGQRAPIASAPTFARARLRRHEPRRGPARDQARARGQGVHQRRRHGAARPRRPALEGDRHAHQGRRDHDHPRRRQLLQVHHVGGEGTGLRAAQPRRS; from the coding sequence GTGTCACAGATTCGCCGGTCGCGTCTCTACTTCTGCATGGAGCTCGATCGCTGGCGTGGCTCAGAGTCGGAGCAGGACGGTGAGCTGCACGAGACCCTGGCGCCGGTGGGCAAGCGCAGCCTCACGTCGCGGCTGGGCGCGCCGTCGCTGGTGCTGCGCGTCGAGGACGTGACGGTCGCGCGCGCGCTGGGCGAGGCGATCCGCGGCGGGCGCGGGCCGATCCAGCGCGACGCCGAGCCGGGGCGCGACGGCAACGGTGTGGCGGCGAACGCCGAGGCGGCCGTCGAGCGCGCGGCGTCGGGGAGCGGCGAGCCGCTGCGCGCCGATCTGCGCGAGCGCTTCGAGGCGTCGCTCGGCGCCGATCTGTCGGCCGTGCGCGTGCACCGCGGCGCGGCGTCGGCGGAGGCGAGCCACGCGGTCGGCGCCAAGGCCTACACCGTCGGCAACGACATCCACTTCTCGGAAGGTCGCTACCAGCCGGACGATCCGTTCGGCTTGCACCTGCTCGCGCACGAGGTCGCTCACACGGTGCAGCAGTCGGGTGGCGCCGTGGCGCGCCAGCACAAGCTCGAGGTCTCGACGCCGGCCGACGCGCTCGAGGGCGAGGCCGATCGCGCGGCCGATGCGATGGTCCGCGGCGCGCGGGCGACGGTGAGTGGCGGCGGCGCGCAGCTCGCGCGCGAGAAGGGCGACGGCGAGAAGGGTGAGAAGGTCGACGAGAAGGGCCCGTGGACGGCGCCGACCGCGGACACCGTGCCGCACGAGTCGGTCGATCCGCGCGTCCGCAAGGAGAAGCCGGCGTCTGCCGACAAGGTGTGGAACCCACCGCCGCCGGTGGGGTGGCACTACTTCCCGAACGGCAAGACGCCCCCGGTTGCAGGCGTGCAACTGTGCACCGCGCAGAAGACCAGGCCGCTGGGGACGTTCATCCAGGTGCTCATCGACGGCCAGCTGTGGGCGGTGCGCACCGAGTGGCACAACTTTACGACCAAGTTCGACGCGGACAAGAAGCCCTACAACGTGCCGGGCGTGTACCAAGGCGCCAACCTGATGCAGCTCGACCAGCAGCCGGCCGAGCTGCCCAAGGGCCCCGACCTGGGCAAGAAGGGCGCGCCGGCGCCGGCGCCAAAGAGCCAGAACAAGCTCGAGGTGTCGGGTCCCGTCGACGCGAGCGAGGTCGAGGCCGATCGCGCGGCCGACGCGATGGTGCGCGGCGCGCGCGCGGTCGTGAGCGGCGGCGGCGCGCACCTCGCGCGTGACTACGGCGGCGTCGACCCGGACGCCGGGCCGGCCGAGAAGAAGGTGGAGGGCGTGCGCTACGCCAGGGCGGACGGGACCAAGGTCTACGATCGCGCCGGCAAGAAGCAGACCGAGGTCGAGACGCTGTCGATGGGCGCGGAGGTGAAGCTCCTCACCGAGGGCGGCGGCTACTACAAGTGCACCACGCTAGTGGGCAACACCGGCTACGTGACGACCGGCAGCGTCTCGGAGACGCGGCCGGAGAAGAAGGAGGAGAAGAAGGAGAAGAAGGAGGAGAAGAATGAGGAGAAGGCGCCGGACAAGGCCGACGACAAGGCCGCGACGCCGGACAAGGTCGACAAGAACGGGCCGTGGACGCCGCCCAAGCCGACCCGCTATCCCGACGAGTCGATCGATCCGCGCGTGCCGACCAAGGAGCCGGCATCGCCGAAGGACGTCTGGAATCCGTCGCCGCCGGTCGGCTACGAGTACATCCCGACCGACAAGTCGCCGCCGGGCAGCCACGACCTCGCGACGAAGTCGTTGAGCAAGCCAGTCGGCACGTTCATCCAGACCATCCTCAACGGGAAGCTGGTCGGCGTCCGCACCGAGTACCACGCCGGCAACCTCGTGAAGGAGGGCGACAAGTGGGTGGTGAAGAACGTCGTGAAGAAGGGCGTGTCGTTGATGATGGCGACCGAGCAGCCCAAGGATCTGCCCAAGACCGCCGATGGTGACAAGAAGGCGGATCCGGGCGCGACCAGGCGCCAGAACAAGCTCGAGGTGTCGGGGCCGGTCGACGCCAGCGAGCTCGAGGCCGATCGCGCCGCCGACGCGATGGTGCGCGGGCAGCGCGCGCCGATCGCCAGCGCGCCGACCTTTGCTCGCGCGCGACTACGACGGCATGAACCCCGACGCGGGCCCGCCCGAGACCAAGCGCGAGCCCGCGGTCAAGGCGTACATCAACGCCGACGGCACGGAGCTGCTCGACCGCGTCGGCCAGCGCTCGAAGGCGATCGCCACGCTCACCAAGGACGTCGAGATCACGATCACCCACGACGCCGGCAGCTACTACAAGTGCACCACGTCGGCGGCGAAGGAACCGGGCTACGTGCTGCGCAGCCGCGTCGATCTTGA
- a CDS encoding M15 family metallopeptidase has protein sequence MLRSRVDLEKKAAPADKDKEASKDGAKAPGTAPLKRPNGLQEIIEVFGKPGTNLGMHEIKCGKGGKPKQVYCHNKIAPLLKAVFDNIVADGKGEHIHYFDGCYNERDKVGGQGKSVHGWGIACDVNPEGNGRVPSDTPADKVPVSESQKIIAPYFEAQGFVWGKVFGDSMHFQYCTGY, from the coding sequence GTGCTGCGCAGCCGCGTCGATCTTGAGAAGAAGGCCGCGCCCGCCGACAAGGACAAGGAGGCGTCGAAGGACGGCGCCAAGGCGCCCGGCACCGCTCCGCTCAAGCGCCCCAACGGGCTCCAGGAGATCATCGAGGTGTTCGGCAAGCCGGGCACGAACCTCGGAATGCACGAGATCAAGTGCGGCAAGGGGGGCAAGCCCAAGCAGGTCTATTGCCACAACAAGATCGCGCCGCTGCTCAAGGCCGTGTTCGACAACATCGTCGCCGACGGCAAGGGCGAGCACATCCACTACTTCGACGGCTGCTACAACGAGCGCGACAAGGTCGGCGGCCAGGGTAAGAGTGTGCACGGGTGGGGCATCGCCTGCGACGTCAACCCCGAGGGCAACGGCCGCGTGCCGTCGGACACGCCGGCCGACAAGGTGCCGGTGTCCGAGAGCCAGAAGATCATCGCGCCATACTTCGAGGCCCAGGGCTTCGTGTGGGGCAAGGTGTTTGGCGACTCGATGCACTTCCAGTACTGCACGGGCTACTAG
- a CDS encoding transposase gives MAHRQRWYVTQVVFEVTIRTLGGKFWLRPDAACKAIIEGVFGKALQHYDGIQLHAYDAESNHVHYLASATDPAQIPLFLDFVHGNIARQINALRRRRGTFWSRRGAVIAVLDPKAQVARLRYLLAQGPAPGLVCSPTQWPGASSTRAARRFARAGHVRLARQAAPQRRAVRSAPGRRARRGRLLRPDAAAGVGGPDAGRSPRQGRRADRRHREPAQGQELPGRPRDPDPEPAPRAEEVQALADAALPRQHGRRLPPLHRRVPRLPHHLPARRRSSAPRSRRLADRDPAPLPARQPGPSRLVHPDTRELPAALARRRFRRRQIRRRHLTAAACSPRADAPRPPAFAHHRLFVRDLTPRRSGRRSFRSDVARIPRRDPSCVHPCRVS, from the coding sequence ATGGCGCATCGGCAGCGGTGGTACGTGACGCAGGTGGTCTTCGAGGTGACGATCCGGACGCTGGGCGGGAAGTTCTGGCTGCGGCCGGACGCGGCGTGCAAGGCGATCATCGAGGGCGTGTTCGGCAAGGCGCTGCAGCACTACGACGGCATCCAGCTGCACGCCTATGACGCCGAATCGAATCATGTCCACTACCTCGCGTCGGCGACCGACCCGGCCCAGATCCCGCTGTTCCTGGACTTCGTGCACGGCAACATCGCGCGCCAGATCAACGCCCTGCGCCGCCGGCGCGGGACGTTCTGGAGCCGGCGCGGCGCGGTGATCGCGGTGCTCGACCCCAAGGCCCAGGTCGCGCGCCTGCGCTACCTGCTGGCGCAGGGCCCGGCGCCCGGCCTGGTGTGTTCGCCGACGCAGTGGCCGGGCGCCAGCTCGACGCGCGCTGCTCGACGATTTGCACGTGCGGGCCACGTACGTCTCGCTCGACAAGCAGCGCCGCAACGCCGCGCTGTCCGATCCGCGCCCGGTCGCCGAGCTCGCCGAGGACGTCTCCTTCGACCTGACGCCGCTGCCGGCGTGGGCGGACCTGACGCCGGCCGCTCGCCGCGCCAAGGTCGCCGCGCTGATCGACGACATCGAGAACCAGCACAAGGGCAAGAGCTTCCTGGGCGCCCGCGCGATCCGGACCCAGAACCCGCACCGCGCGCCGAAGAAGTCCAAGCGCTCGCCGATGCCGCGCTGCCACGCCAGCACGGCCGCCGGCTACCGCCGCTACACCGCCGCGTACCGCGACTTCCGCACCACCTACCTGCGCGCCGCCGATCGTCTGCGCCACGATCCCGCCGCCTCGCGGACCGAGATCCAGCGCCTCTACCCGCCCGGCAGCCTGGCCCGTCCCGGCTGGTACATCCCGACACCCGCGAACTTCCAGCTGCCCTGGCACGTCGGCGCTTCCGACGCCGACAAATTCGCCGTCGCCACCTGACGGCCGCCGCCTGCTCCCCTCGCGCCGACGCGCCACGTCCACCCGCTTTCGCCCATCATCGCCTGTTCGTTCGGGACCTCACCCCGCGGCGGTCAGGCCGGCGGAGCTTTCGGTCCGACGTAGCAAGGATTCCGCGACGCGATCCGTCGTGCGTTCACCCGTGCAGGGTGTCCTGA
- a CDS encoding NYN domain-containing protein produces MERVVVFLDFANIDRAAGDRGLRVDYQDLLEYVSDGRFLVDAHCYVPIDPRNEHRLDALIERLWQYRYIVNTKRGTIAADSYKCNFDVEITIDVLRVAYAVKPDIIVLASGDVDFVPLVQELRRLGIRVEVASFEAAAAREIILKCSGFISLDYYLKERAEPEPGPASSAHGAEHAPADGQSDPRQQVAEGVDVGPQTRPDYSCARLALVLRSRRCRHKPLATGRLANAHSHHQRSTCHHTWIRGRGP; encoded by the coding sequence ATGGAGCGGGTTGTTGTCTTCCTTGACTTCGCGAACATCGACCGGGCTGCCGGGGACCGCGGCTTGCGCGTCGACTACCAAGATCTGCTCGAGTACGTTTCCGACGGGCGCTTCCTCGTCGATGCTCACTGCTACGTCCCAATTGATCCCCGCAACGAACACCGACTCGACGCGCTGATCGAGCGGCTGTGGCAGTACCGCTACATCGTCAACACCAAGCGTGGGACGATTGCCGCAGATTCCTACAAGTGCAACTTCGATGTAGAGATCACTATCGATGTTCTGCGCGTGGCGTATGCCGTCAAGCCCGACATCATTGTGCTCGCAAGCGGAGACGTCGACTTCGTGCCCTTGGTCCAAGAACTTCGTCGTTTGGGGATTCGGGTCGAAGTGGCTTCGTTCGAAGCGGCAGCAGCCCGCGAGATCATCCTGAAGTGTTCGGGATTCATCAGCCTCGACTATTACTTGAAGGAGCGTGCCGAGCCCGAGCCTGGGCCGGCATCGTCTGCGCATGGAGCAGAACACGCACCTGCCGACGGACAGTCTGATCCGCGCCAACAGGTCGCCGAGGGTGTTGATGTGGGCCCGCAGACCCGGCCCGACTATTCCTGCGCCAGACTAGCCCTAGTGCTGCGATCGCGGAGATGCCGCCACAAGCCCTTGGCGACGGGGAGGTTAGCGAATGCCCACAGTCATCATCAACGGTCGACGTGTCACCATACCTGGATCCGGGGTCGAGGGCCGTGA
- a CDS encoding ThiF family adenylyltransferase, producing the protein MIRTQTLQEQIPASQARPPRGESLDDTSAAFVRGAAVVGLEVLRAIASDQVVSVVGVGGLGSIVAEHLIHMGFHKINLIDPDVVELSNLNRLVGATHESALHGAPKVAVVADHLLRINHARRFGRFNVALKSPRPRRLLRFQIG; encoded by the coding sequence TTGATCCGCACGCAGACTCTGCAAGAACAGATCCCGGCCTCACAAGCGCGGCCGCCGCGCGGCGAGAGTCTCGACGATACATCTGCGGCCTTTGTCCGAGGCGCCGCTGTCGTGGGTCTGGAAGTCTTGCGCGCGATCGCAAGCGATCAGGTTGTGAGCGTTGTCGGAGTTGGCGGACTCGGCTCGATTGTAGCCGAACACCTCATCCATATGGGCTTTCATAAAATCAACTTGATCGACCCCGATGTCGTTGAGCTTTCCAACTTGAATCGTCTCGTTGGAGCCACGCATGAGTCGGCTTTGCATGGAGCGCCCAAGGTTGCTGTCGTCGCTGATCATTTGCTCCGAATCAATCACGCGCGACGGTTCGGCCGATTCAATGTGGCGTTGAAAAGTCCGAGGCCGAGGAGGCTATTGCGCTTTCAAATTGGCTGA